The nucleotide window ctctctctctctctctctctctctctctctctctctctctctttctctttctttctctccatttacctATCAGcttatgtatgtctatttttctTAAACATAGTTTACTTATAGTCATCAGTATATTGAGGTATGTTATCCTAAATAAGTGGTGttcaagataattatgataatgatagtgctaatatgaacaataataataacaacaacaataataatgataacgatattaataagaggaacaataataattatatatataatgataatgacaatgatgagaaacaaaacaaaatcagaaagtGATTACCTAACCTCTTCCAGATACTGCCTCGTTGCCTGGAAATCCAGGTTTCGCCATCAGCATTGCCACTGCTTGCCATACTGAATCACGTCTTATTAATAATGTTAGGTAGTCTACAAGCATATTGTTTTCTAAAAATCATTAGTAACATAATCTATATTTTCGATATGACTTTTGTATATCAATAGTAACTTATCAAATAGGTCTGTgctaataaatgaaagaaagtggTTACTGAtacacgaaagaaaacggagactgTTAGCAACACCAGCTCTTGCCTGGAGTTCCCTGGATGGGAATCTGTATATAAGAAGGCAGCGAGAATGCAACCTTAGAACACAGCACGCAGTCGCAGTATAGGTAACGACTAGAGATGAACTTCATTCTCTTAGCCCATCGGTCGAGGATTCACATACTGTCTACTGTAGTATTTTGTGTGgattttgttgcacacagatggctccataagtgctCAGGCATTAAGGAGTCAGTCAGTAGGTTCTTTGTGGCCGCacctgatttcaccattccttgaatctTCAGATTttgtataatagtaatatcaatacttccttattattatttcttacattataattatgatattattatattttcattttatattctgttgattatttgtttatctggaaatcacgaaaaaaagtaaccaggtgagataggtagggatAATAGTTGACTTGTGGAGCAATGTATAAACACAGTGAGCCAAAATAACAATGACATGGCATATTCATCCTCTCATCCTCGACCAAGTGGGTTAAGTAAGCAAATCAGATAAAATATGGCctaattttaaaaaaagatttCCGGAACTGTCTTTGTATAATGTAAATATCCTTTCAGAATGGCTCGTAACGTAGCAGTGACCTCCCTCCTCGTGGCTCTGTGCCTCGTAGCAGCCGTTGCTGGACACAGAAGCTACGGTTCTGGTGGACACAGACCTCTTGGCGTCCACAGCAGTGTCCATTCATCTGCTGGTATCCACGGAGGTAGCGCTCATGGCGTAGgactcgtaggctctggcatccatggagcaggtctcgtaggctctggcatccacgGCGCTGGATCCTTCAACCCCGCTCATTTCCCTGGTCTTGTGCCTGGTTTCGGCTTCCACCTCAACCAACCCGTGTCTGGATACAACAAGTGCAAATACTGGTGCAAGAGTAGGTATACTAACCAGTATTACTGCTGCCAACAGTCTTATTATGGCTAGATTCATAGTTCAGTGTTGTACTGACTATACTGTGGACGAACCAGGTTTTCTTATGTTGATAAATTGTTAGCTGTTTCTCAAATAAAGAGTATGTAATCAGATTTTCTGGCATTATTCCACATTTTTACACTTGTTAATGCATCCGCATTAATACCTGTATAGTTCGTCGCTTAAAGACACAACTACTAatataatcagtatatatatagatagatatgtatatatgtttatatatatatatatatatatatatatataggtagatacgtacaaatataggtacaaatatatatgtatatatatgtatatatatacatatatgcacgtgtgtgtatgtctccatctatatgtataaactgtacacataaacacatgtatatgtatgtctatctgtctatctatttatacatatgtgtatgtacatatatacacacctgtatatacactcacatgcacacaccaacatatgctatctacaaacacatatatttatatacatgttcgtgtatgtatatatacgtatatgtgtacatatatacataaatgtacacaaacatgcatatatgtataaatatatatcatatgccgtataatataatgtacatgcatatacaaacatgtgtatgtatgtgtgtatgtataaatacatacagatacatgcatatatacatataattttgtcGGTCATTTCTGTAGTGTTGCTTTCCTCTAAATTTCAATCGTACAGCCACATGTCGATAAAGAAAGTAACTAATGGAACAAAAATGAATGATTCTGAAATAACATTTGATAACGTATACGAAAATGTCATTAAGGAATCACTCATACTGACAAACTTACTGGTCTCTAACCTTGAAGACATTAACATTATGATATCACAGCTTATCTGCCAAAATTTCGTTTTCTGGGCATTAAAGTCTTATATTGGTTCACTTCAACGCTTTGAAATAAGCATAAACATGGTTTAACCCCACTCTagattacatatgtgtatatatgtatatatacacacatatatatacatatatatgcgtgtgtgtggtataaatttataattcaatacatatatatacgtgtgtgtggtataaatttatatataattatacacacacatatatatatatatatatacatatatatatatgtgtgtgtgtgtgtgtgtgtgagtgtgtgtgcgtgtgtatgtatatgcatttgtgtatacatgtatatatttacttgcccacatatatctgtgtgtatgtgtctgtgttatgtatctatatgtacaaattgaaatatataagtgaaaaaataaataaaaaactgtatttatgtatatatatatatcttgtttgaCTCTCAGTGCAGCACTGAAGCCTATTACCTCTCCCGACACGAACCATCTTCCGAAAACGAATGTACTTCTTCCATACGACCTTGTGTTGCACTCCGGTCAAAACTACAGGAATTTGGGAAtaggaatgggtggggagaggaaaagaggggaggtgagaaagaggaacaggcagggagggggggagtttgaAGGTATTCAGGGGAAAAATGGATTGGAAGTAGATAGGCCTAGAGGGTTCTTGTCAATGATGGTGACGTCCACGCTGAATCTACAGGACATTATTCCTACAACAGAGACTTTGGGGACCATCGTCCTGTTGTGCTAAAGGGTATGATTGTGGGTTACAAGGGTTTCCATGCGAATGGGTTCGAGGTCTATTCACGGAATGCTATTTTTCAGTACTCTAATGACTCTCTTGATTCTCACAGAAGAAAACatcgattttttttgttgttgctgttctttttatctttaatctAATGTTTACCGTTTGTTTTATTACATTGTCAACTTTGTTTTGCTATTGGTTTTAGCTTTGCAattcatcaatgctattattatcattacgaatcatgatcaacattatttctattatcttatttgtcatcatcattgttattattaatattattattattatcaacattgtcattattataataattgttgcgTTATTTCTGTTCTTGATTGCAAGATTCGTAAGCGTTATAATTTCGTTCATACATACTAACCAAGAATGAATATTTAGGTtttcttatcaaaattatataagCATAATTTCGTACAtcaaaataatgcatatatatatatatatatatatatatatatatatatatatatatgtttcagtgtctgtatatatgtatacatatatatatgcaagtatatatacatatatctatatacatatatatgtataaacataactatttacctataaatatatatacatatataatatatatatgtatatatatacatattatatatatatatatatatatatatatatatatatatatgtatatatatgtattatatacatatatagtatatatatatatatgtgtgtgtgtggggtgggggggtggggaggatttAGATGATTTTGAAATAAACTATACagtgattgtctctctctctctgtcaatttctctttatttcgctctatttatctatcagactgtgtatgtctgtctatctttctttaacATAGTTCACTTGTAACTTCCGTAGAATGAGGTATTTTATCCTTAAAGAAgtggtatatataagtatgatgatgatatagacaatgacaacagtaataataataatggtaatgatcatagtaaaagtgacagtaataatgatatacatattgataatgacagtgacggccatgataataataacatgaacaatagatctttatagataaagaaatcattcgatgaaataaataaaacaaatgagttACAATACAAAATAAGAATAGGGTTAGCTAACCTCTTCTAGATACTGCTTCGTTGCCTGGAAATCCTGATTTCGCCATCAGCATTGCCACTGCTTGCCATACTCAGACACTTCTTATTCATAATATTAGGTGATCTACGGGCATGTTGCTTTCTGGAAATCATTAGTAATATAATCTATATTTCcgatattttttttcgatatgaGTAGTAACTTACTAAATAGGTTGACTGTGCTGATAGATTAAAGAAAATGGTTACTGATGCATGGAAGAAAATGGTGAGTGTAAGCAACATCAGCTTTTGTCTGGAGTTCCGTGGACGAGAATCTGTATATAAGGAGGAAGTGTAAATGAAACCTCAGAACACAGCACGAAGTTTAAGTTCAGGTAACAACTAAAGATGAACTTCATTCGCTTAACCCATCGGTCGAGGAGTCACTGTCCACTGTAGTGTTTTGTGTGGATTGtgttgcacatagatggctcaataAGTGCTCaggcaccaaggagtcagttagtaggttCTTTGTGGGCACACCTTGTGTTTCCATTCCTGGAAAGTTCGTATTTTTTACAGTACTAATATCGATaatgtcatttttgttgttactgacattaagaatattatattgttattagaataCCTTATGACATTTTTTTAATCCGGAAATCACGAAAAGGTTAAccaagtgagataggtagggaTAATAGTCGATTCCTTggcgactaagcacttgtggagcaagttatgtataaacacaatatGCTTAAATTACAATGGACATTTTTGTTTGTCTTGCCATCCTCGATCATGAAACGTCATGGTATAATTTTCATATGCGTTTTCAGACcatttaatatataatgtaaatataatgtatcGCATATCCTTTCAGAATGGCTCGTAACGTGGCAGTGACCTCCCTCCTCGTGGCTCTGTGCCTCGTAGCAGCAGTTGCTGGACACAGAAGCTACGGTTCCGGCGGACACAGACCTTTTGGCAGTGTCCATTCATCTGCTGGTATCCACGGAGGTAGCGCTCATGGCGTAGgactcgtaggctctggcatccatggcgcaggtctcgtaggctctggcatccacgGCGCTGGATCCTTCAACCCCGCTCATTTCCCTGGTCTTGTGCCTGGTTTCGGCTTCCACCTCAACCAACCCGTGTCTGGATACAACAAGTGCAAGTACTGGTGCAGGAGTAGCTATACCCGACAGTATTACTGCTGCCAACAGTCTTATTATGGCTAGATTTATAGTTCAGTATTGTACTGACTATACCGTGGACGAACCAGTTTCTCTTATGTTGACAAAATTGTTTGCTGTTTCTCAAATAAAGAGTATGTAATCATATTTTATGGTATTATTCCACATTTTTACACTAGTAATTTCGACAGCATTAATACGAGTATAAGTCGTCGCTTCAAGACATATGTTaaatgctgtgtatatatgtctgcgtctgtttgtgtgttctgtttatatatacatatatactgtacgcaaacacacacatatataggtatatttatattcatatatatatctacatatatgtatgtatgtatctataaatgtatgcatatcaatctgtctagctataatatatatacatatgcatatcaatatttatctatataatgtgtatatatacatatatatatacatttctatacatatactcatacacatacacacatatatgtatatatatcatatgtgtatatatacaggtatatatataaatatatatacctgtatatacacacatatgatgtatatttatgtatatgccgtatatatatatgtatacatacatgtgtatatatgtatctatgtatgtatgtatatatgtaatatatatatacatgtgtacatatatctatatatgtatatgtatattatttttactgtcatgTAGTGTTTCCATATAAGTACGAACATCTCTGAATTGCAACCGTACAGACACATGGCGAAAAAGGTGATTATTTAATGGAATTAAATGATGGGCGAAACTGAAatgatatttgataatatatacgaatattttcATTAAGAAATCACTCATACTGACAAACTTAATGGTCTCTAACCTTGAagacattaatattatgataccACAGCTTATCTGCCAAATTATCGTTTTCTGTAGGCACTAGAGTCCCAAATAGGTACAATTCAACGTTGTGGAAGAGCACACTTTAAAATGAACATAAACACGATTTTACAATAttctaaattacacacacatatatatattcttctatatgGGTATGGTAAAGGTTTAAGAAATAGGAACAGGGAGGGGGCACTGGTGGTGGAGgttggaagggagtgaaggataaAAGGGATTGAAAATAGATAGACTTAGAATGTTCTTGCCAATGATGTCCACGAACATTGAACCTACAGGACGCTATTTCCACAATAATGGCTTTGGAGGACCATGTTTGGATGACGTGTGTGGGTTTTCAAGAAAATATGTTCGAGGTTTACTCACGGAAATATATTCCTCAGTGCTTTGATGAAGCTCTTGATTATCACAGgagaaaacgttaaaaaaaaagttcttcgTATCTTTATTCCAATGGTCAccgtttgttttatttcataaccAGCTTTATTTTGAAATTGGGGTTATCTTTGTAATtcatcaatgctatcattatcattactaattatgatcaatattattcgtattatcttatctgctattatcattgttattattataattattttcattgttgtgctATTTCTATTCTTGATTGTAAGACTCTTAGACGTCATCATTTTGCTTATGCAAGCTATCCAGGAATAAATATTTAGGTTTTCTTACCAAAGTTATATCAGCATAAAGTTACACttcaaaatatatgtttatatatatatatgtgtgtgtgtgtgtgtgtgtgtgtgtgtgtgtgtgtgtgtgtgcatataaaagtacatgtatttgtttatatatatgtatatgtatgtatgtatatacatatatcagtctatacatataaatacatatacgtgtgctgtttatacacacagaaacagacacagatatatgcataagaattttatatgtacatatgtgtatatacatattcatatgtgtgtgtatgtgtgtgcatttatattatcAAAATGAAAACATGATTTAGATATAAACTATACAGTGAATTCtgtttctcactttcattctctctatttatctctctgtttgggtctttctatttttcattatcattgttccatTGTAGTCATTAGTATATTGAGATATTTTAAATTACCATGTACGATAATTATtacgatggcaatgatgatgataataataataggataatataatcaatagcaaccataataataaaacaatatagtgataataagataatataatcaataacagtcataatattacaaaataaagtgataataagagtaacaacaatataatgataatgacagtgatgatgataacgataataacaacaataataatgggtcttcatagataaatagattatggtgacgatgatgatgataataaaattatataatcaataacaacaataataataataataataataatgataaatatcataataagagtaacaataataatgataatgctgtaataatgacgataatgataagaataatgggtcttcatatataaataaatgatgaaatgaaataaacaaaacaatatataaccAAACAATGCAACACAAAATCAGAAGGTGATTAGCTAACCTCTTCCAGATATTGCCTCGTTGCCTGGAAATCCTGGTTTCGCCATCAGCATTGCCACTGCTTGCTATACTCAATCACGTCTTATTAATAATTTTAGGTGGTCTACAGTCATATTGCTTTCTGAAACGCATtggcaatataatatatattttcggt belongs to Penaeus chinensis breed Huanghai No. 1 chromosome 4, ASM1920278v2, whole genome shotgun sequence and includes:
- the LOC125047250 gene encoding uncharacterized protein LOC125047250 isoform X1; translation: MARNVAVTSLLVALCLVAAVAGHRSYGSGGHRPLGVHSSVHSSAGIHGGSAHGVGLVGSGIHGAGLVGSGIHGAGSFNPAHFPGLVPGFGFHLNQPVSGYNKCKYWCKSRYTNQYYCCQQSYYG
- the LOC125025204 gene encoding uncharacterized protein LOC125025204, translating into MVTDAWKKMVTTKDELHSLNPSVEESLSTVVFCVDCVAHRWLNKCSGTKESVSRFFVGTPCVSIPGKMARNVAVTSLLVALCLVAAVAGHRSYGSGGHRPFGSVHSSAGIHGGSAHGVGLVGSGIHGAGLVGSGIHGAGSFNPAHFPGLVPGFGFHLNQPVSGYNKCKYWCRSSYTRQYYCCQQSYYG
- the LOC125047250 gene encoding uncharacterized protein LOC125047250 isoform X2, translated to MARNVAVTSLLVALCLVAAVAGHRSYGSGGHRPLGVHSSVHSSAGIHGGSAHGVGLVGSGIHGAGSFNPAHFPGLVPGFGFHLNQPVSGYNKCKYWCKSRYTNQYYCCQQSYYG